The following proteins are co-located in the Helicobacter jaachi genome:
- the acpS gene encoding holo-ACP synthase, which translates to MIGIDIIAIARMQAFINKFGELALARFLNTDEIALCKRDANATNVSSANMACQSFDSCYNIPRVAGFWAAKEACAKALGVGISKELAFLDIYISKNAKNAPQIHIADSKMQAFHINRLALSISHDGGFAIAAVIAL; encoded by the coding sequence TTGATAGGCATTGATATTATTGCCATTGCGCGTATGCAGGCTTTTATCAATAAATTTGGGGAGCTAGCTCTAGCTAGATTCTTAAATACAGATGAGATAGCCCTTTGCAAGCGTGATGCAAATGCCACAAATGTATCATCTGCAAATATGGCTTGCCAATCTTTTGATAGCTGCTATAATATTCCGCGCGTGGCGGGATTTTGGGCAGCAAAAGAGGCTTGCGCTAAGGCACTGGGCGTGGGAATTAGCAAGGAACTAGCATTCTTAGATATATACATTAGTAAAAATGCCAAAAATGCCCCGCAAATACATATCGCAGATAGTAAAATGCAAGCTTTTCATATCAACAGGCTCGCTCTAAGCATAAGCCACGATGGGGGATTTGCCATCGCTGCAGTAATTGCGCTTTAG